A stretch of the Bacillus sp. FJAT-18017 genome encodes the following:
- a CDS encoding MalY/PatB family protein: MNFNKKIDRFNTGSVKWEMTKEIYGTSDVLPMWVADMDFYPPQQVLDAIKTRVDHGVFGYSFVPPVVNEAISSWLERRHGWTISPSWILFSPGVVPSISMAIQSFSDPGDRILVQPPIYTPFFDMTELNGRVIEASPLVLKDGRYEIDFDSFEASLKKGCKLFLLCNPHNPGGRVWTREELTRIAELCIQYDCLILSDEIHSDIVFSSHKHIPIASLGDKIAARTITCVAPSKTFNLAGLQTSGVIISDDVLREKFQAFQKRQGFFTLNAIGIKAMEAAYLHGWDWLEALTAYLEENVGVAREFISKELPAVKLIEPDASYLIWLDLRNLGLTDDELQRRLVEMGKLGLEPGPKYGTGGEGFVRMNIGCPRDILLDGLQRLKKALG, encoded by the coding sequence ATGAACTTTAATAAGAAAATAGATCGATTTAATACAGGTTCTGTTAAATGGGAGATGACGAAGGAGATTTACGGGACTTCTGATGTCCTGCCGATGTGGGTCGCCGATATGGATTTCTATCCGCCACAACAGGTACTCGATGCAATTAAAACCAGGGTGGATCACGGTGTCTTCGGCTACAGCTTTGTGCCTCCGGTTGTAAACGAAGCGATTAGCAGCTGGCTTGAACGGAGGCACGGCTGGACGATCAGCCCTTCATGGATTTTATTTTCTCCCGGTGTTGTTCCGTCAATCAGTATGGCGATTCAATCATTTTCCGATCCGGGTGACAGGATCCTTGTTCAGCCGCCAATTTACACGCCGTTTTTTGATATGACCGAACTTAACGGCCGAGTCATTGAGGCATCTCCTCTCGTTTTAAAGGATGGCCGGTATGAAATTGATTTTGACAGCTTTGAAGCATCTCTGAAAAAAGGCTGCAAGCTATTTCTGCTCTGCAATCCTCACAATCCAGGCGGACGGGTTTGGACGAGAGAAGAACTTACGAGGATCGCTGAGCTTTGCATTCAGTATGACTGCCTAATTTTATCTGACGAAATACATTCGGATATTGTGTTTAGCAGCCACAAGCATATCCCGATTGCTAGCCTGGGAGACAAAATCGCAGCACGGACAATCACTTGTGTAGCCCCGAGCAAAACCTTCAATCTCGCTGGGCTGCAGACTTCTGGTGTCATAATCTCCGACGATGTTTTACGCGAGAAATTCCAGGCATTCCAAAAGCGCCAGGGCTTTTTCACCTTGAACGCCATCGGGATTAAAGCGATGGAAGCCGCTTATCTGCATGGCTGGGACTGGCTTGAGGCATTAACCGCTTACCTTGAAGAAAATGTAGGGGTTGCAAGGGAGTTTATTAGTAAGGAACTGCCTGCTGTCAAATTGATCGAACCTGATGCGTCTTATTTAATCTGGCTTGATCTCCGGAACCTAGGATTGACGGATGACGAACTGCAGAGACGGCTGGTTGAAATGGGCAAACTGGGCCTTGAGCCAGGCCCGAAATACGGCACAGGTGGCGAAGGCTTTGTCCGCATGAATATCGGCTGTCCCCGCGACATTCTTTTAGATGGGCTGCAGAGACTGAAAAAGGCACTCGGCTAA